A stretch of Colletotrichum lupini chromosome 2, complete sequence DNA encodes these proteins:
- a CDS encoding DEAD/DEAH box helicase — translation MVQGRVLVIAGSDCSGGAGLEADQKVIAAHGCYAMTATTALTAQDTTGVHDIHHVPQEFLLKQIDACIGDIGVDVVKTGMLASPATIETVVEALKRHKVPKVVVDPVMIATSGAELLPREAVAALLEGLLKLTTVLTPNIPEAKLILEDSGHAPVEVESVGDLEAMAKAVQALGPEWVLVKGGHAPFKADLTVAKSEEDKAVVVDVLYGHGEFWHVQSPYQSSTNTHGTGCSLASAIASNVAKSLGVPEAVKSACRYIEAGIKTAPGYGKGHGPLNHFHSIQTLPFAPGRFIEYMLERPDVKDVWKTFVYHPFVMAMGDGTLPMESFKQYLIQDYLYLGATIVNHISREMSLHIDYCKGFGITVPELEATEEHQGKSYLVDVACTAYTRYVLDVGVSEDWIALQMALAPCLLGYGAVAKQLHGDVKTKREENTYWKWIENYVADDYVGAVKTGSVTVDASKCADLAEVPYRESDPPSYPSDKGSNRPTCIGNGYGGGGYGGGGGFGGGGDRMNNLGAGLRTQEWDLSTMPKFEKSFYKEHEEVANRSSEDVESFRRKHQIAIAGNDVPKPVETFDEAGFPRYVMDEVKAQGFPAPTAIQSQGWPMALSGRDVVGIAETGSGKTLTYCLPAIVHINAQPLLAPGDGPIVLILAPTRELAVQIQQEISKFGKSSRIRNTCVYGGVPKGPQIRDLSRGVEVCIATPGRLIDMLEAGKTNLRRVTYLVLDEADRMLDMGFEPQIRKIIGQIRPDRQTLMWSATWPKEVRALASDFLSDFIQVNIGSMDLAANHRITQIVEVVNESEKRDRMIKHLEKMMDNKENKVLIFVGTKRVADEITRFLRQDGWPALSIHGDKQQNERDWVLDQFKTAKSPIMVATDVASRGIDVRNITHVLNYDYPNNSEDYIHRIGRTGRAGAKGTAVTFFTTDNSKQARDLVNVLREAKQEIDPRLAEMTRYGGGGGGGRYGGWGRGRGGGRGGGGGNNANNAPLGGARRWSRGPNSDRDEEEEEEEEEEEEEEEEEEEEYSH, via the exons ATGGTTCAGGGACGAGTTCTTGTCATTGCCGGCTCGGACTGCTCCGGCGGAGC AGGCCTGGAGGCGGACCAAAAAGTCATCGCGGCGCATGGCTGCTATGCCATGACGGCCACCACGGCGCTGACGGCGCAGGACACGACTGGAGTGCACGACATTCACCACGTGCCGCAGGAGTTTCTTCTCAAGCAGATCGATGCCTGTATCGGCGACATCGGGGTGGACGTCGTCAAGACTG GCATGCTGGCTTCGCCTGCTACGATTGAGACGGTTGTCGAGGCTCTCAAGAGGCACAAGGTCCCCAAGGTCGTCGTTGACCCG GTCATGATCGCGACCAGCGGCGCAGAGCTGCTCCCTCGCGAGGCCGTCGCCGCGTTGCTGGAAGGCCTGCTCAAGCTCACCACCGTCCTCACGCCAAACATCCCCGAGGCGAAGCTCATCCTCGAGGACTCGGGCCACGCGCCGGTCGAGGTAGAGAGCGTCGGGGACCTCGAGGCGATGGCGAAGGCGGTGCAGGCGCTGGGGCCCGAGTGGGTGCTCGTCAAGGGCGGACACGCGCCGTTCAAGGCGGATTTGACTGTGGCGAAGAGCGAGGAGGACAAGGCTGTTGTTGTGGATGTGTTGTATGGGCACGGCGAGTTTTGGCACGTGCAGAGCCCGTATCAGAGTTCGACGAATACGCATGGGACTGGGTGTTCTTTAGCTT CTGCTATTGCATCTAATGTGGCAAAGAGTCTTGGTGTACCGGAAGCTGTCAAGTCGGCTTGTCGATACATTGAGGCCGGGATCAAGACTGCTCCTGGGTACGGAAAGGGGCATGGTCCGCTGAATCACTTTCACTCTATCCAGACGCTGCCCTTTGCACC TGGGCGCTTTATCGAGTACATGCTCGAGAGACCGGATGTCAAGGATGTTTGGAAGACCTTTGTGTATCACCCATTCGTCATGGCCATGGGAGACGGGACGCTGCCCATGGAGTCGTTCAAGCAGTATCTCATCCAGGACTACCTCTATCTG GGTGCCACAATCGTCAACCACATAAGTCGTGAGATGAGCCTGCACATCGACTACTGCAAGGGTTTCGGCATCACGGTGCCTGAACTCGAGGCCACAGAGGAACATCAAGGCAAGTCCTATCTTGTGGATGTTG CCTGCACGGCGTACACGCGCTACGTCCTCGACGTGGGCGTCAGCGAGGACTGGATCGCGCTGCAAATGGCCCTCGCGCCGTGCCTGCTCGGATACGGCGCCGTGGCAAAGCAGCTCCACGGCGACGTCAAGACGAAGCGCGAGGAGAACACGTACTGGAAGTGGATCGAGAACTACGTCGCTGACGACTACGTCGGGGCGGTGAAGACCGGCTCAG TCACCGTGGACGCCAGCAAG TGTGCAGATTTGGCAGAGGTGCCTTATCGCGAGTCAGATCCACCATCTTATCCGAGCGATAAAGGCAGTAACAGACCCACGTGCATCGG CAATGGATACGGTGGCGGCGGctacggcggcggtggtggtttCGGCGGTGGCGGTGACCGCATGAACAACCTTGGCGCTGGTCTTCGCACACAAGAATGGG ATCTTTCCACGATGCCCAAGTTCGAGAAGTCTTTCTACAAGGAGCACGAGGAGGTGGCCAACCGCAGCTCAGAGGATGTTGAGTCCTTCCGTCGCAAGCACCAGATTGCCATTGCTGGCAACGATGTCCCCAAGCCCGTCGAGACCTTCGACGAGGCTGGTTTCCCCAGATATGTCATGGACGAGGTCAAGGCTCAGGGCTTCCCCGCTCCTACTGCCATTCAGTCCCAGGGTTGGCCCATGGCTCTCTCCGGTCGCGACGTCGTCGGTATTGCCGAGACTGGTTCCGGAAAGACGCTTACCTACTGCCTTCCCGCCATCGTCCACATCAACGCCCAGCCTCTGCTGGCCCCCGGCGATGGCCCCATTGTCCTGATCCTCGCCCCTACCCGTGAGCTCGCGGTCCAGATTCAGCAGGAGATTTCCAAGTTCGGCAAGTCTTCCCGCATCCGCAACACCTGCGTTTACGGTGGTGTCCCCAAGGGTCCCCAGATCCGTGATCTCTCCCGCGGTGTCGAGGTCTGCATTGCCACCCCCGGACGTCTCATCGACATGCTCGAGGCCGGCAAGACCAACCTGCGTCGCGTCACCTACCTTGTTCTTGACGAGGCTGATCGCATGTTGGACATGGGTTTCGAGCCCCAAATTCGCAAGATCATTGGCCAGATTCGCCCTGACCGTCAGACTCTCATGTGGTCCGCCACTTGGCCCAAGGAGGTTCGCGCTCTTGCGTCCGACTTCCTCTCCGACTTCATCCAGGTCAACATCGGTTCCATGGACCTGGCTGCCAACCACCGCATTACCCAGATTGTCGAGGTCGTCAACGAGAGCGAGAAGCGTGATCGCATGATCAAGCACCTCGAGAAGATGATGGACAACAAGGAGAACAAGGTTCTCATCTTCGTTGGCACCAAGCGTGTCGCTGACGAGATCACCCGTTTCCTTCGCCAGGACGGATGGCCCGCGCTTT CCATCCACGGCGACAAGCAGCAGAACGAGCGTGACTGGGTCCTCGACCAGTTCAAGACTGCCAAGTCTCCCATCATGGTCGCGACCGACGTCGCTTCGCGTGGTATTG ATGTTCGCAACATTACTCACGTGCTGAACTACGATTACCCCAACAACTCGGAGGATTACATCCACCGTATTGGTCGTACCGGTCGTGCTGGTGCCAAGGGTACCGCCGTTACCTTCTTCACCACTGACA ACTCCAAGCAGGCTCGTGACCTCGTCAACGTCCTCAGAGAGGCCAAGCAGGAGATTGATCCCCGTCTCGCTGAGATGACCCGCtacggtggcggcggcggcggtggtcgCTACGGCGGCTGGGGCCGTGGCCGTGGTGGTGGCCgtggcggcggtggcggta ACAACGCTAACAACGCTCCTCTAGGAGGCGCTCGTCGTTG GAGCCGGGGGCCCAACTCTGATagggacgaggaggaggaggaggaggaggaggaggaggaggaggaggaggaggaggaggaggaggagtacAGTCATTGA